A genome region from Trachemys scripta elegans isolate TJP31775 chromosome 2, CAS_Tse_1.0, whole genome shotgun sequence includes the following:
- the NAPG gene encoding gamma-soluble NSF attachment protein isoform X2, which produces MMLKEMQKLPEAVQLIEKASMMYLENGTPDTAAIALERAGKLIESMNPEKAVQLYQQTASVFENEERLRQAVELLGKASRLLVRGRRLDEAALSIQKEKSIYKEVENYPTCYKKTIAQVLVHLHRHDYVAAERCVRESYSIPGFNGSEDCAALEQLLEGYDNQDQDQVSDVCNSPLFKYMDNDYAKLALSLAVPGGGTKKKSPVTAQDKAGGPAAVGSHAEEEDDEYSGGLC; this is translated from the exons ATGATGTTAAAG GAGATGCAAAAACTTCCTGAAGCAGTTCAGCTGATTGAGAAGGCCAGTATGATGTACCTGGAGAATGGAACACCTGACACAGCAGCTATTGCCCTGGAACGGGCTGGAAA GCTAATAGAAAGTATGAACCCAGAAAAGGCTGTACAACTCTATCAGCAGACAGCATCAGTATTCGAA AATGAAGAACGTTTACGGCAGGCTGTAGAATTACTAGGGAAAGCCTCAAGACTTTTAGTCAGAGGACGAAG ATTAGATGAGGCTGCGTTGTCtattcagaaggaaaaaagtATTTATAAAGAAGTTGAAAATTATCCAACATGTTATAAG AAAACTATTGCTCAAGTCTTAGTTCATCTCCATAGACATGACTATGTTGCTGCAGAAAGATGTGTCAGGGAAAGTTACAG TATACCGGGATTCAATGGAAGTGAAGATTGTGCAGCACTAGAACAGCTTCTAGAAGGATATGACAACCAGGACCAGGATCAAGTTTCTGATGTCTGTAACTCACCACTCTTCAAGTACATGGACAATGAT TATGCCAAGCTTGCTCTTAGTTTGGCAGTCCCAGGAGGGGGAACTAAGAAGAAATCACCAGTTACTGCACAGGACAAAGCAGGAGGACCGGCTGCAGTTGGCTCCCATGCTGAGGAGGAAGATGATGAATATTCTGGTGGACTATGCTAG